The proteins below come from a single Papaver somniferum cultivar HN1 chromosome 11, ASM357369v1, whole genome shotgun sequence genomic window:
- the LOC113324089 gene encoding uncharacterized protein LOC113324089, which translates to MVSWSVLAMVWLILGNIKKGPFLICNPLTGESILIPYFNYSGLDRKVSSIGRFSSLASGFGYCPSTKKYKVIMIHYSDQMVAHKGRVQVYTVGGEWRHIGFIDRYEFKSSGIHVNGALYWLHKNDYKLQECEIVAFDLEAGKFHSIPVPPYEHFEDYERSRFCPIKLLGGTNNYYFAYTSTNSRTDIWVYKRNNINSGGSSYTTKEQCKLKPSDHKESSSCWIKEFSIEHKADNLYYEFEPFAVTRNNEVLMWYNRHIPFRTRLCCYDPKTLTLNKLWDDNAKGMVYVEAIPHTHSLVSLKELGETGVSYLKDLEKHVLIDLVDVDLMLQGDTQIPTAED; encoded by the coding sequence ATGGTATCATGGTCGGTTCTTGCAATGGTTTGGCTTATTTTAGGAAATATAAAAAAAGGTCCCTTTCTAATCTGCAACCCGTTAACAGGAGAATCTATTTTAATTCCGTACTTTAATTACTCTGGATTGGATCGGAAAGTGTCAAGCATAGGGCGTTTCAGTAGTTTAGCAAGTGGGTTTGGCTATTGTCCTTCAACTAAAAAGTACAAGGTTATTATGATACATTATTCTGATCAAATGGTGGCACATAAGGGGCGTGTTCAAGTATATACTGTTGGCGGTGAGTGGAGACACATTGGATTTATTGACCGTTACGAATTTAAATCATCAGGTATCCATGTAAATGGAGCACTGTACTGGTTGCACAAAAATGATTATAAATTACAAGAATGTGAGATTGTGGCCTTTGATTTGGAAGCTGGGAAGTTCCATTCAATCCCTGTGCCACCTTACGAACATTTTGAGGACTACGAAAGGAGCCGTTTCTGTCCAATTAAgttacttggtgggactaataaTTATTACTTTGCATATACTTCTACAAATTCTCGCACAGACATATGGGTATACAAGAGAAACAATATTAACAGTGGCGGTAGTAGTTACACCACAAAAGAGCAGTGTAAGCTGAAACCAAGCGACCACAAAGAAAGTTCATCATGTTGGATTAAGGAGTTTAGTATAGAGCACAAGGCAGATAATTTATATTATGAATTTGAGCCGTTCGCAGTCACAAGGAACAATGAAGTGCTAATGTGGTACAACCGTCACATACCTTTTCGCACAAGATTATGTTGTTATGACCCTAAAACTTTAACCCTAAACAAACTTTGGGATGACAATGCTAAGGGTATGGTATACGTTGAGGCAATTCCTCACACGCATAGCCTTGTTTCATTGAAAGAATTGGGAGAGACTGGTGTTAGTTACTTGAAAGATTTAGAGAAACATGTGTTAATAGATTTGGTAGATGTGGATCTAATGTTACAAGGAGATACACAAATACCTACAGCCGAAGActga